Part of the Falco cherrug isolate bFalChe1 chromosome 1, bFalChe1.pri, whole genome shotgun sequence genome, tcctccctttctgcACAGAGACAAGTGGAGACAAGTGTCCGCAGTAAGATCCTGTACCTTATCCAGGCCTGGGCTCATGCCTTCCGCAATGAGCCCAAGTACAAGGTGGTGCAGGACACCTATCAGATAATGAAGGTTGAAGGTGAGGACTCTGTGGGAAAAGGTGGGTGGACAATTGGCCGAGCAGCTATGCTCTGGAGGAGCCTTGCAGGAGCAGGAATGGGTGTCAGGACCCTGCCTGGCATCAGCAAAATCTGGACTTACAATACTGAACTTTTTCTTGGTGCCCGATACCCAATTAACTTCTTGGAGTGACTGAATCCTGCTGCAGAGAGAGGACAGCCCTGTTGTCCCAGGACTGGGGGCTGCCTTGCTGTGGGCCTCCAGCCCTGCTAGCAGCTAAGGGTTGGCAGTGAGACCTGAAAAGCAGGAGCTGCAAATGTTCTTCAGGAAACTGGCAGCAAATCAGCGTGTCCTTTGGGAAGGAATTTACAGCAGGGTGGTTCCTTCCTCCCAGCCTTTCATTAGTCCTCCTGGGATGGGTCCATGCTCCTGCTTTCTGACAGTGTCAGCATGGCACTTTCTCTCTTGTCCTGGGATGGCAGCGTTTCCTGTGAGGGAAGGGACGTGCTGCcgtctctgcttttctctgcaccAGAACCTCCACGGGCAGTGGGAAAGCCTGGAGGTCTCCATCGCCCACGGAGCTGGTGTTGCTACGCTCTTGCTGTTCATAGGGGATGGGCCtcagagccctgcctgcccacgcAGCggccttttcttcccccatcGTCAGCTCAAGGTCTTGAGAAATAAGCCTTATCCAAGGGGCCCTGATGTCCCTTACAGGTGTATAAGGGAAATCAATGGGGCATGTCCCCATTAGGGCCATGAAGATGGTGAGGGGACCGGAGCACCTCCctcatgaggaaaggctgagggagctgggcctgtttagcctgcggaagactgagaggggatcttgtCACTttatacaaatatcttaagggcaagtgtcaagaggatggggccaaGCTCTttgcagtggtgcccagcgacaggaccaGGGGCAAAGGGCACaacctgcagcacaggaagttccatctgaatgtaaggaaacacttcttttctttgagGGTGacacagagcactggaacaggctgcccagagaagtcGTGGAGTCTGCTTCTCTGGAGGcattcaaaacccaactggatgcaattctgtgcaacctgctgtaggtgaacctgctttagcaggggggcttggactagatgatctccagaggtcccttccaaccccaaccattctgtgatttgaGAGCGTGGCTGAGAGCCAGACTGTGTGAGCACTGGCCTctggcctcctgcagcaggaagaTTGTTGCCAGTTATGTCAGAGTAAGATAATGGTCAGGGTAGGTGAGCTGAGCTGGATATGAGTGTGGCTGAGACCTGTGGCATGAGGCTGTAGGCACCACGGCCTTCTGGTGCCGGAGGAGCCCTTTCACACAGGACACTGTCACTTCTCCTGCAGGTCACGTGTTCCCGGAATTCAAAGAGAGCGATGCCATGTTCGCTGCTGAAAGGGTGAGCTCTGGTAGTGGGGAGGGAGTCGGCACTGCAGGACAGACCTTCCATCTCCTGTCCCCTTCCTACTGAGCCTTCCATTCTTGCATTCTTCCATTTCATGCAGATTAGTGGCCTTACTGGGTACATACTGCTCCCAGCTGTCATGTGGGCAGTTTTGGGGTGGTGCACAGCAAGTTAACCTAAAACTACCACATGGAGGGGGAGAACTGACCAGGACAGGGAGTTCTCTCTGTGTATCTATAAGAGACATCTTACCCTACTTTGGTGGCCTTCCCCCAGCATGGCAGTCTGAACATGGCAGCAGGGCATTGCTAAAGTGATTGCTGTGCAGATATGTTCCTAGAAAATCTCTTGCTGACTAGGAAAGCGTCACAGTCTCTAGGAATGTGAGTGGAAATAACTTGTGGAAATTCATAGTTCCTGTTGAGCTGCAAATGCTTCCAGTCTCCCCCATTCATAAGAATACCTTGGTTAGCTGTAGGAGCTCCTGAAAGGCTCTGTGGAGACTCTCCTTGAGtcatcttttccccttcttatgCAATTTTCCTTAACCCTGACAGGCTCCAGACTGGGTCGATGCTGAGGAGTGTCACAGATGTCGAGTGCAGTTTGGCGTTGTGACACGGAAGGTGGGTGCCACTGCTGCCCCTCTGGATTCCCTGGTCCTGCACGTCCCGCTGAGCCTGCATGGAAGTGTGTTGGTGCTGGGCTGTGTTCCCTGGCCACTGGCAGGGAAACACCAGGAGTGTCTGAGAGATGCTGTCTAATGGTGAAGAAGTGTCTTGCTACCGCACTGATGTCTCCCATCCTTTGCAGCATCATTGCAGGGCCTGTGGGCAGATATTCTGTGGCAAATGTTCCTCCAAGTATTCCACCATCCCCAAGTTTGGGATTGAGAAGGAAGTGAGAGTGTGCGAGCCCTGTTACGAGCATCTCAACAAGTCAGTACCCTTTGTGGTGTGTTTCTTTGCCTCCAACAGCTGGGACTGTGAGGGGAGAAGCTTGGTGTGGAGCCACCTTTCTGCAGACCTGAGCTAGGGTTTCCCAAGCtgcgcaggcagggctgggttcCCTTTCTTCCTGGGAATGGGGTTTACAGCTGTAGTGttgtgcagagctggggctcCAGTGCGGAGGAAGGAGCATTCAGTCTGCACTGTCACCTCTTTCTGACTACAGGAAAGCTGAGGGTAAAGCTGCTGCCACCTCTGAACTGCCCCCTGAGTACCTGACCAGCCCCCTCTCTCAGCAGTCCCAGGTGAGTGGCTGCCCTGTAGGTGATCCAGTGATCCTGACCAGCTTGTTAATCCCTTTACTGACCACCTCATCATCATTCCACTTGCAGCTTCCCCCAAAGCGTGATGAGACAGCTCtgcaagaggaggaagagctcCAACTAGCTATTGCCTTGTCTCAGTCAGAGGctgaggagaaggagagaaTGGTTTGTGCCCTGCTTGGCATCTGGGAGTGGTTGTTGCCATACAGCCCAGATGTGCTGGGCATCTCCTTGCTCTCCAGTAACAGATCTCTAGGCCTGCCCTGGTGTGAGCAAGTTGCAGGGCCTGTGGAATGAGAGGGTGGAAGTGGAGCCCGGCACATGCTGCGTTGCAGTTGCGGATCTTGGAAGCAGGCTGTGCCCAAGCTGCAAGCCCTGGGCATGCTGGCCTGCGGGAACCACACAAAGTGTGAGGCTGGGTCTGCCGGCCATGCCTGGCCGTCGCTAGGAACCTCATCTACCCAGGCTGTTGCTGACTGGGTGATTTAGAGGGGTCTGGACAGTCCCCGAGTTgactgttttttccctcttttgcAGAGGCAGAAAACTACCTACTCCATGTACCCGAAGGCTGAGCCCACACCTGTCACGTCATCAGCTCCCCCAGTCAGCACGCTCTATTCCCCATCTGTGGTACGTTCATGGGAGCCCCTGAACACGAAGTGGCTGGACACAGGCCAGTTTCCTAGCCTGAGTCTTCCGCGTCAGATTTAATTCCTGTTCTGAGAGATTTGTCTCGTTCAATCCCTTGCTCTTTCGCAGcactgctgcattttcagcaAGAAGGTCTGTATTCAGCTGGCATTTAGGTacctctgctgcttccagtAGCTGCAGCATGTGTTTGGCTGAAGGAGAGGGCTGTCCCCTTTCAGGCTCTTGCTGATGCTCGGCACTGGTGGTTGTGTGTAACCAGGTCTGAGCATCACGTCTGTGTGCGAGCTGTGGGTCTCTGGTTTCTCTGAACCAGATTTCCCTGTTTGTCTTTTTCCAGAATTCCTCTGCTCCCTTGGCTGAGGACATTGACCCAGAGGTAAGGATTCAGGCCTTACTAGTCCATGGCACAGGCTCACTCCCCGCGGGGCTGTGATGCTCATCTTCCTGCTCTTTCTGGCAGCTGGCTCGGTACCTGAACCGCAACTACTGGGAGAAGAAACAAGAGGAAGTTCGCAAGAGCCCCACCCCATCAGCACCTCTGTCCCTCACAGAGCCAGCcgctcagcctggggaagcccaCCCTGCCCCACTTGGTGTTGTTGAGGTAAGAGGGGGCCTGGCACTATGGCAGCTTCTGAGGGGTGAGAAGTGCACAAATGCTTCCCTTGGCCCTGACACGCAGTTCTGCAGGCTTGCTGGTGGCTCACAGCATGGGAGAGTTGAGGCTGACTGGTTTCCCTGTCCTTCCAGCAGCAATACCAGAATGGCGAGTCTGAGGAGAACCACGAGCAGTTCCTGAAGGCACTGCAGAATGCGGTCACCACATTTGTCAACCGCATGAAGAGTAACCACATGCGGGGCCGCAGCATCACCAATGACTCGGCTGTATTGTCCCTCTTCCAGTCCATCAACAACAtgcacccccagctgctggagctgctcaaCCAGCTGGATGAGCGCAGGCGTATGTGGGAGCTGCCCAGCTGTGGGCGTGGGGAGGAGCGGTTGATTGCCAGGGCTTTCCCCAGGGCCAGGGTTTGGCATTCCCGTGACACGGTCTCTCTGGAGAGAAGCCAGTGTGCAGGGAGAGGTGGTCCGACTGCTGTGGCCTGAGAGGGTCCCTGAGACTGGCTTTTCCCTCCCCAGTGTACTACGAAGGCCTGCAGGACAAACTGGCTCAGATCCGGGATGCACGTGGGGCTCTGAACGCGCTGCGGGAGGAGCATCAGGAGAAGCTGCGTCGtgcagcagaggaggcagagcGCCAGCGCCAGATCCAGCTGGCCCAGAAGCTGGAGATCATGAGGCAGAAGAAGCAGGTGAGGCAGGGAAGAGTTTCCAGGGTATCTGGGTCTGCGTCAGCCAGCAGGC contains:
- the HGS gene encoding hepatocyte growth factor-regulated tyrosine kinase substrate isoform X1, with product MGRGGGTFERLLDKATSQLLLETDWESILQICDMIRQGDTQAKYAVNAIKKKVNDKNPHVALYALEVMESVVKNCGQTVHDEVANKQTMEELKEILKRQVETSVRSKILYLIQAWAHAFRNEPKYKVVQDTYQIMKVEGHVFPEFKESDAMFAAERAPDWVDAEECHRCRVQFGVVTRKHHCRACGQIFCGKCSSKYSTIPKFGIEKEVRVCEPCYEHLNKKAEGKAAATSELPPEYLTSPLSQQSQLPPKRDETALQEEEELQLAIALSQSEAEEKERMRQKTTYSMYPKAEPTPVTSSAPPVSTLYSPSVNSSAPLAEDIDPELARYLNRNYWEKKQEEVRKSPTPSAPLSLTEPAAQPGEAHPAPLGVVEQQYQNGESEENHEQFLKALQNAVTTFVNRMKSNHMRGRSITNDSAVLSLFQSINNMHPQLLELLNQLDERRLYYEGLQDKLAQIRDARGALNALREEHQEKLRRAAEEAERQRQIQLAQKLEIMRQKKQEYLEMQRQLAIQRLQEQEKERQMRLEQQKQTIQMRAQMPAFSLPYAQLQAMPAASGVIYQPSGPTSFPGTFSPAGSVEGSPMHSVYMNQAAQGGTGPYTAMPVTGTDPSMVNAYMYQPGTGSGQAAQQGQAVPTTTPAYSSYQPTPTQGYQSAASQSQSIPAISQAPQSGAVGYMGSQSVSMGYQPYGMQSLLSALPAQEATLSSLPAQQSYLPGQQPLYQQMAPAGGAPPQQQPPPVAAPVQQPPGSGEAQLISFD
- the HGS gene encoding hepatocyte growth factor-regulated tyrosine kinase substrate isoform X3 — encoded protein: MGRGGGTFERLLDKATSQLLLETDWESILQICDMIRQGDTQAKYAVNAIKKKVNDKNPHVALYALEVMESVVKNCGQTVHDEVANKQTMEELKEILKRQVETSVRSKILYLIQAWAHAFRNEPKYKVVQDTYQIMKVEGHVFPEFKESDAMFAAERAPDWVDAEECHRCRVQFGVVTRKHHCRACGQIFCGKCSSKYSTIPKFGIEKEVRVCEPCYEHLNKKAEGKAAATSELPPEYLTSPLSQQSQLPPKRDETALQEEEELQLAIALSQSEAEEKERMRQKTTYSMYPKAEPTPVTSSAPPVSTLYSPSVNSSAPLAEDIDPELARYLNRNYWEKKQEEVRKSPTPSAPLSLTEPAAQPGEAHPAPLGVVEQQYQNGESEENHEQFLKALQNAVTTFVNRMKSNHMRGRSITNDSAVLSLFQSINNMHPQLLELLNQLDERRLYYEGLQDKLAQIRDARGALNALREEHQEKLRRAAEEAERQRQIQLAQKLEIMRQKKQEYLEMQRQLAIQRLQEQEKERQMRLEQQKQTIQMRAQMPAFSLPYAQLQAMPAASGVIYQPSGPTSFPGTFSPAGSVEGSPMHSVYMNQAAQGGTGPYTAMPVTGTDPSMVNAYMYQPGTGSGQAAQQGQAVPTTTPAYSSYQPTPTQGYQSAASQSQSIPAISQAPQSGAVGYMGSQSVSMGYQPYGMQGRQAEGCGPPPPALWPPHIPQPF
- the HGS gene encoding hepatocyte growth factor-regulated tyrosine kinase substrate isoform X2, with protein sequence MGRGGGTFERLLDKATSQLLLETDWESILQICDMIRQGDTQAKYAVNAIKKKVNDKNPHVALYALEVMESVVKNCGQTVHDEVANKQTMEELKEILKRQVETSVRSKILYLIQAWAHAFRNEPKYKVVQDTYQIMKVEGHVFPEFKESDAMFAAERAPDWVDAEECHRCRVQFGVVTRKHHCRACGQIFCGKCSSKYSTIPKFGIEKEVRVCEPCYEHLNKKAEGKAAATSELPPEYLTSPLSQQSQLPPKRDETALQEEEELQLAIALSQSEAEEKERMRQKTTYSMYPKAEPTPVTSSAPPVSTLYSPSVNSSAPLAEDIDPELARYLNRNYWEKKQEEVRKSPTPSAPLSLTEPAAQPGEAHPAPLGVVEQYQNGESEENHEQFLKALQNAVTTFVNRMKSNHMRGRSITNDSAVLSLFQSINNMHPQLLELLNQLDERRLYYEGLQDKLAQIRDARGALNALREEHQEKLRRAAEEAERQRQIQLAQKLEIMRQKKQEYLEMQRQLAIQRLQEQEKERQMRLEQQKQTIQMRAQMPAFSLPYAQLQAMPAASGVIYQPSGPTSFPGTFSPAGSVEGSPMHSVYMNQAAQGGTGPYTAMPVTGTDPSMVNAYMYQPGTGSGQAAQQGQAVPTTTPAYSSYQPTPTQGYQSAASQSQSIPAISQAPQSGAVGYMGSQSVSMGYQPYGMQSLLSALPAQEATLSSLPAQQSYLPGQQPLYQQMAPAGGAPPQQQPPPVAAPVQQPPGSGEAQLISFD